The following proteins are encoded in a genomic region of Maribacter hydrothermalis:
- a CDS encoding MlaD family protein, with translation MKLSRELKTGIIVIGGILLFIMGFSFLKSSPIFDNSKTFYAVYPNVGGLQSGTSVSINGFNVGKVINIKFLDEQGNLLVTFNVSNEFEFSKNSTVELYDTGIIGGKGLQIKPVFDATDLAQSGDTLMTETRPGITDLAQQKLTPLVRKFESAISGADSVLVNVNSVLDEKTKIELKEVIGGLNALITSLNGSASSLNTILKDNDEKLDNSFKNFEILTANFAKLSDSLNSAGLGRTLASLESTMASLDKVTNKIESGDGTLGLLMNDKEMYTNLTNASRELDLLLQDFRLNPKRYVNVSVFGKKQKEYELPEDDPAANTIEK, from the coding sequence TTGAAACTATCTAGAGAATTAAAAACAGGAATTATTGTAATTGGAGGAATTCTATTATTTATAATGGGATTCAGCTTTTTAAAGTCATCGCCTATTTTTGATAATAGCAAAACTTTTTATGCTGTTTATCCAAATGTTGGCGGACTTCAATCGGGAACCTCAGTTTCAATAAATGGATTTAATGTTGGTAAGGTGATCAATATTAAATTTTTAGATGAACAAGGAAATTTATTAGTAACATTTAATGTTAGTAATGAGTTTGAATTTTCAAAAAATAGTACAGTAGAGTTATATGATACTGGAATTATTGGGGGTAAGGGACTACAGATTAAACCTGTTTTTGATGCTACGGATTTGGCACAGTCGGGAGATACCTTAATGACTGAGACAAGACCCGGAATTACTGATTTGGCTCAGCAAAAATTAACGCCATTGGTTCGCAAATTCGAATCTGCGATTTCTGGTGCGGATTCTGTTCTGGTTAATGTAAATTCTGTTTTGGATGAAAAAACAAAAATAGAATTAAAGGAGGTTATTGGTGGACTAAACGCTTTAATAACAAGTCTTAATGGTAGCGCTTCATCATTAAATACTATTTTGAAAGACAACGATGAAAAGCTAGATAATTCATTTAAGAATTTTGAAATACTTACAGCTAATTTTGCTAAGCTTTCAGATTCGTTAAATTCAGCAGGATTAGGTCGTACTTTGGCTAGTTTAGAATCGACTATGGCGAGTTTGGATAAAGTAACTAACAAAATTGAAAGTGGCGATGGTACATTAGGACTGCTTATGAATGATAAAGAAATGTACACGAACTTAACCAATGCATCAAGAGAATTAGATTTGCTATTACAAGATTTTCGACTTAATCCAAAAAGGTATGTTAACGTTTCTGTTTTTGGTAAAAAACAGAAAGAATACGAATTGCCGGAAGATGATCCTGCAGCAAATACTATAGAGAAGTAA
- a CDS encoding N-acetylmuramoyl-L-alanine amidase family protein → MKIKFRYFSLVLTSSLLLLSFSVPVEENNINDPFVVVLDAGHGGHDPGNLGNGYLEKKIALNIVLKVGEILSAHKDIKVIYTRKDDTFIDLYVRGEVANKANADLFVSVHCDSHTSDAHGAGTFVLGLHANKQNFEIAKKENSVIYLEDNYENRYADYDINSPESVIGLTIMQEEFLDQSVALATMIQDNFSNSLKRTDRKVKQAGFIVLHQTFMPSVLVETGFLTNKEEGAYLNSSKGQNDMGNAIAKAILHYKEGVQPSVNSVANNVEKPKNQPDNKEIINKVEEKKNDASEIVTVVKKQEPVSDIMVKEEVKLTVIDDKIKEAINPKEVANSIVFKIQIMATSKNLSLNPGNFKGLSNLSQEPFKNLYRYMYGETRSYREAEMMQSLARDKGYATAYIVAYKLGERIPIKDAMDEVSEFTP, encoded by the coding sequence ATGAAAATAAAATTCAGATATTTCTCTTTAGTTTTAACTTCATCGCTTTTACTTCTTTCTTTTTCGGTACCAGTTGAAGAAAACAATATTAATGACCCTTTTGTGGTTGTCCTAGATGCAGGTCATGGTGGGCATGATCCAGGTAACTTGGGTAACGGCTATTTAGAGAAAAAAATAGCTTTAAATATTGTCTTAAAAGTAGGTGAAATACTTTCTGCTCATAAAGATATTAAAGTTATTTATACTCGTAAAGACGATACTTTTATAGATTTATACGTGAGAGGCGAGGTTGCAAATAAAGCAAATGCAGACTTATTTGTGTCCGTACATTGCGATTCTCATACATCAGATGCTCATGGAGCGGGCACTTTTGTACTTGGCCTACATGCAAATAAGCAAAACTTTGAGATTGCTAAGAAAGAAAACTCTGTTATTTATCTTGAAGATAATTATGAGAATAGATATGCTGATTATGATATTAACTCGCCAGAATCGGTTATCGGTCTAACCATAATGCAAGAAGAATTTTTAGATCAAAGTGTAGCTCTGGCAACGATGATTCAAGATAATTTTTCTAATTCTTTAAAGAGAACTGACAGAAAGGTAAAGCAGGCTGGTTTTATTGTTTTACATCAAACTTTTATGCCAAGTGTGTTGGTTGAAACAGGTTTTTTAACGAATAAGGAGGAAGGTGCTTATTTAAATTCAAGTAAAGGGCAAAATGATATGGGAAATGCGATAGCCAAGGCTATATTGCATTATAAGGAAGGGGTACAGCCTTCTGTAAATTCAGTTGCAAATAACGTTGAAAAGCCTAAAAATCAACCAGATAACAAGGAAATTATTAATAAAGTAGAAGAAAAAAAGAATGATGCCAGTGAGATAGTTACTGTAGTTAAAAAGCAAGAACCGGTCAGTGACATTATGGTTAAGGAAGAAGTAAAGCTGACAGTTATTGATGATAAAATTAAGGAAGCTATAAACCCTAAAGAAGTTGCAAATTCAATTGTATTTAAAATACAAATAATGGCCACAAGTAAAAACTTATCACTTAATCCAGGTAACTTTAAGGGACTATCAAATCTTTCTCAAGAGCCTTTTAAGAATTTATATCGATATATGTATGGTGAAACAAGGTCTTATAGAGAAGCTGAAATGATGCAATCCTTAGCACGCGATAAAGGATATGCTACCGCTTATATTGTTGCATATAAACTTGGTGAAAGAATACCCATAAAAGATGCAATGGATGAGGTTTCTGAATTTACCCCTTAA
- a CDS encoding putative LPS assembly protein LptD: MQSNKQYLLFLFIVFASAFYALAQEDKITPLNIKAERDSITAPLFPATAIEEAIIADSLAKDSLNKKSPLLLDKITYKAKDYVKLSQKENKIYLYNEAEIYYQDTELKAGVIIMDYIKNEVYAGRMKDSLGNYSQLPYFKQGSNIVIPDSIRFNFDTQKALIWNSRTEQQAAAGALGSDAMKVYAEITKKENDSVYFLSEGKLTTSTDTINPDYYIRVRKAKFVPKKKVIAGFSNLYIADVPTPIAMPFAYFPLTVGRSAGILMPSFGNDPNTGYFLQDMGYYVPLGDYADVTLSGDFYTNGSWAVRSASIYTKRYKYRGNFNLRYENQVRSQKGFSDYSLSRNYNIQFSHSQDPKSSPNSRFSASVNLGSSEYYRNSLQQRNLPNTQNNTLSSSISYSKTFPEYPSVNMSLTATHSQLTSPTATTTNADNISMSLPTFQASMERIYPFVKRDGIKKGIIDNINFQYDVNAQNRLTTNDDDFLTSRMFDNAKVGARHRIPVATNFKVAKFFSVSAGGNYEDVWTLETYNKRYDSESETVVTDTIAGFDRYNKYNFSASVGTTLYGTFNFGEDKKIQAVRHTLRPSLSYGYAPSFDQFYDEYLDGDGDVVQFSRFQGTLNGAPSLGKSNSLGFSLANTLEAKVRDKDSTKTEPKKVSLLSNLNISTGYNFESDSLRISPLSINGGTNILDNKMSINFSAGLDPYAIDNNGTRIDTWNIDNGGSLFRLTRANANVSYSISSEMFGKKDEKDKEEEEDPFDYVAQSGGRDDDLFGRADSFNDNPIRKDDKNSDVENPIFGTKIPWNFRLAYSASYNNSARQNEFSSHSLMFSGDIELAPRWSVGGSSGYDFKNQGFTLTQLRFQRDLKSFTMRFNWTPFGEYKRWYFFIGIDSSILKDLKWENRSQN; encoded by the coding sequence TTGCAATCAAACAAACAATACTTACTTTTCCTATTCATAGTTTTTGCCAGTGCTTTTTATGCTCTTGCGCAAGAAGATAAAATTACACCCTTAAACATTAAAGCAGAAAGAGATTCAATAACCGCGCCATTATTCCCTGCTACAGCTATAGAAGAAGCTATTATAGCCGATTCTTTAGCTAAAGATTCACTTAATAAAAAGTCACCGTTACTACTAGACAAAATTACATATAAAGCTAAAGATTATGTAAAACTAAGTCAAAAAGAAAACAAAATATACCTTTATAACGAGGCGGAAATATACTATCAAGATACCGAATTAAAGGCTGGTGTCATAATCATGGATTATATAAAGAATGAAGTATATGCCGGAAGAATGAAAGATTCTTTAGGAAACTATAGTCAATTACCTTATTTTAAACAAGGGTCTAACATTGTAATTCCAGATTCTATACGATTTAATTTTGATACGCAAAAAGCATTAATTTGGAATTCCAGAACAGAACAACAAGCGGCAGCTGGAGCTTTAGGCAGTGATGCTATGAAGGTTTATGCCGAAATTACCAAAAAAGAAAATGACTCGGTCTATTTCTTAAGCGAAGGAAAACTAACAACCTCTACAGATACTATAAATCCTGATTATTACATACGAGTCAGAAAGGCAAAATTCGTACCTAAAAAAAAGGTTATAGCTGGTTTTAGTAATTTATATATTGCAGATGTACCGACACCAATAGCTATGCCTTTTGCTTATTTCCCCTTAACTGTAGGCAGATCTGCCGGTATTTTAATGCCTTCTTTTGGAAACGACCCAAATACTGGCTATTTTTTGCAAGACATGGGTTACTATGTTCCTTTGGGGGACTATGCCGATGTAACGCTTTCGGGAGATTTTTACACCAATGGCAGCTGGGCTGTTAGATCTGCATCCATATATACAAAAAGATATAAATACAGAGGAAATTTTAATTTAAGGTATGAAAATCAAGTTCGTAGTCAAAAAGGATTTAGCGACTATAGCTTGTCTAGAAATTACAACATACAATTCTCGCATTCACAAGACCCAAAATCAAGTCCAAATTCTAGGTTTTCGGCTTCTGTGAACCTTGGTAGTAGCGAATACTATAGAAATTCGCTTCAGCAAAGGAATTTACCTAATACTCAAAACAACACCTTATCCTCATCTATTTCATATTCAAAAACTTTTCCTGAGTACCCGTCAGTGAATATGAGTTTAACTGCTACCCATTCGCAATTAACGTCTCCTACAGCCACAACTACTAACGCCGACAATATAAGTATGAGCCTACCTACTTTCCAAGCGAGTATGGAGCGTATTTATCCTTTTGTAAAAAGAGATGGAATTAAAAAAGGTATTATTGATAATATAAATTTTCAATATGATGTAAACGCACAGAATAGACTTACCACAAACGATGATGACTTTCTTACCAGCAGAATGTTCGACAATGCAAAAGTTGGCGCGAGACATAGAATTCCAGTAGCTACAAATTTTAAAGTAGCCAAATTTTTTAGTGTAAGTGCCGGTGGTAATTATGAAGATGTGTGGACGCTAGAGACCTACAATAAAAGATATGATTCTGAATCAGAAACAGTGGTAACAGATACTATAGCTGGTTTTGATCGCTACAATAAATATAATTTTAGTGCAAGCGTAGGTACCACCCTATATGGTACTTTCAATTTCGGTGAAGACAAGAAAATACAAGCCGTAAGGCATACACTGCGCCCCTCTTTAAGTTATGGGTATGCCCCTTCTTTTGACCAATTCTACGATGAGTACTTAGATGGAGATGGTGATGTAGTCCAATTTAGTCGCTTTCAAGGTACGCTCAATGGCGCACCTTCCCTTGGCAAATCTAATAGCTTAGGATTTTCTTTAGCAAATACATTAGAAGCCAAGGTTCGAGATAAGGATTCAACTAAAACAGAACCAAAGAAGGTATCACTACTTAGTAATTTAAATATTTCTACAGGTTATAATTTTGAATCAGATTCATTACGAATAAGCCCATTAAGTATTAACGGGGGCACAAATATTCTCGACAATAAAATGTCCATAAACTTTTCAGCAGGTTTAGACCCATATGCCATAGACAATAATGGAACCAGAATAGATACTTGGAATATTGACAATGGAGGTAGTTTGTTTAGATTAACAAGGGCAAATGCGAACGTTTCTTATTCTATAAGCAGTGAAATGTTCGGTAAAAAAGATGAAAAGGATAAAGAAGAAGAGGAAGATCCGTTTGATTATGTTGCACAAAGTGGCGGCAGAGATGATGACCTTTTTGGTAGAGCCGATAGCTTTAATGACAACCCTATTCGAAAAGACGATAAAAATTCTGATGTTGAAAACCCCATATTTGGTACAAAAATACCATGGAACTTTAGATTAGCCTACTCTGCCAGTTATAACAACTCAGCAAGACAAAATGAATTTAGCAGCCATTCTTTAATGTTTTCCGGAGATATTGAATTAGCACCAAGGTGGTCTGTTGGGGGATCTTCAGGATATGATTTTAAAAACCAAGGCTTTACATTGACACAATTACGTTTTCAAAGAGATCTAAAAAGTTTTACAATGCGTTTTAACTGGACCCCATTTGGTGAGTACAAAAGATGGTACTTTTTTATTGGTATAGATTCATCAATATTAAAAGACCTTAAGTGGGAAAACAGAAGTCAAAACTAA
- a CDS encoding (Fe-S)-binding protein, with translation MHYLPNIIFIILLIVGIGFFVKNVLKLKRNIFLGKEASITDNKSQRWKNMAKIALGQSKMVVRPIAGALHIIVYVGFVIINIEVLEIILDGIFGTHRMFAFLGPVYDILIGSFEILALLVILAVVVFWIRRNVIKLKRFLKPEMKGWPKSDGNMILYIELVLMVLFLTMNGADYQLQQMGADHYAAAGSFPVSSLIAPMFEGMSVSSLVLLERTAWWLHIAGILFFLNYLYYSKHLHILLAFPNTYYGKLTPKGQFKNLQSVTDEVRMMMDPDADPYAEPADDAVVPDKFGASDVQDLSWVQLLNAYTCTECGRCTSECPANQTGKKLSPRKIMMDTRDRLEEVGKNIDANKGEFKDDGKQLLNDYITPEELWACTSCNACVEACPISIDPLSIIMDMRQYLVMEQSAAPTDLNNMMGNIENNGAPWPFNQMDRLNWSKES, from the coding sequence ATGCACTATCTCCCAAATATTATTTTTATTATCCTATTAATTGTAGGAATAGGCTTTTTCGTGAAAAATGTTTTAAAGTTAAAGCGAAATATTTTTTTAGGTAAAGAGGCTTCAATTACAGATAATAAATCACAGCGCTGGAAAAATATGGCAAAGATTGCCCTTGGACAATCTAAAATGGTAGTACGCCCTATTGCGGGTGCTTTGCATATAATTGTGTACGTGGGCTTCGTAATTATAAATATTGAAGTTTTAGAAATAATCTTGGATGGTATTTTTGGTACGCATAGAATGTTCGCATTTTTAGGTCCAGTTTATGATATTTTAATAGGCTCTTTCGAAATACTGGCACTACTGGTAATTCTAGCAGTTGTTGTTTTTTGGATTAGAAGAAATGTTATTAAATTAAAAAGATTCTTGAAACCAGAAATGAAAGGTTGGCCTAAGAGCGATGGTAACATGATTCTTTACATTGAGCTGGTTTTGATGGTACTTTTTTTAACCATGAATGGTGCAGACTACCAATTACAACAAATGGGCGCTGATCATTATGCTGCTGCAGGTTCATTTCCTGTTAGTAGTTTAATTGCTCCTATGTTTGAAGGAATGTCTGTTTCAAGTCTCGTATTATTAGAGCGTACAGCTTGGTGGTTGCATATTGCAGGGATTTTATTTTTCCTTAACTATTTATATTATTCCAAACATTTACATATTCTATTAGCGTTTCCGAATACATATTACGGTAAGTTAACACCTAAAGGACAGTTTAAAAATTTGCAATCTGTAACCGACGAAGTACGTATGATGATGGATCCCGATGCCGATCCATATGCGGAACCTGCAGATGATGCCGTTGTCCCAGATAAGTTTGGTGCATCAGACGTGCAAGATTTAAGTTGGGTTCAATTATTGAACGCATATACGTGTACAGAATGCGGACGATGTACGAGCGAGTGCCCTGCAAATCAAACAGGAAAAAAATTATCGCCTCGTAAAATTATGATGGATACTCGTGACCGACTTGAAGAAGTTGGTAAGAATATCGATGCAAATAAAGGTGAGTTTAAAGATGACGGTAAACAATTATTAAACGATTATATTACCCCAGAAGAATTATGGGCATGTACATCTTGTAATGCTTGTGTTGAAGCCTGCCCAATAAGTATTGATCCACTTTCTATTATTATGGATATGAGACAATATTTAGTAATGGAACAATCTGCGGCTCCGACTGATTTGAATAATATGATGGGTAATATTGAAAATAATGGAGCACCGTGGCCATTTAATCAAATGGACCGCTTAAACTGGAGTAAAGAATCTTAA